From the genome of Pirellulales bacterium, one region includes:
- a CDS encoding CHASE3 domain-containing protein translates to MTIGRKIAAGFWFALAVLIAVGFLSYVSMNSLIANGRAVTHTEQVVTELEALLSTVKDAETGQRGFIITNKSEYLAPYTMGIANAGDILQNLRQLTLDNPNHQRHLDKIESLIALKFAELARTIQLQKERGFVASSAVVNDDAGKTYMDQIRKVIADMRAEETDILSHRTAAAEEGATRTLYAIGFGTLLAVVLVQLAGLWIARSISKPLRNVVAVSQNVALGDLRSVGLPAASDYEVRQLSDAFNRMLDGLKELAGQTISVTDNLNAAASEILASTQQQAAGTKQQAATIQEITATMEEVRQSGGQIAERAKQVASAAEATSASSVSGLSAVEDTNRTMEDIRQQVEEVAENIVALSEKTQAIGEIIATVNDLAERSNLLALNAAIEAAGAGEQGNRFSVVANEIKNLADQAKDSTVQVRTILGEIQRGINSSVMLTEEAVKRVETGKQKADVTEQTIRQMAATTQESVDAFQQIIGATGQQQIGMEQLTKGMQDIRQSATQTAASTVQLEKAMVSLTAQSQQLRGAVNKYQLA, encoded by the coding sequence ATGACCATTGGTAGAAAAATTGCCGCCGGATTCTGGTTTGCCTTAGCGGTCTTGATCGCCGTGGGCTTCCTGTCGTATGTCAGCATGAACAGTCTGATCGCCAACGGTCGCGCCGTGACACACACCGAACAAGTCGTCACCGAACTCGAAGCATTGCTGTCGACCGTAAAAGACGCGGAGACGGGCCAGCGTGGATTCATTATCACGAACAAATCCGAGTATCTCGCGCCCTATACCATGGGTATCGCAAACGCAGGCGACATATTGCAGAATCTTCGCCAATTGACGCTCGACAATCCCAACCATCAACGCCACCTCGATAAGATCGAATCGCTCATTGCCTTGAAATTCGCCGAATTGGCGAGAACGATTCAGTTGCAAAAGGAACGTGGATTCGTCGCGTCTTCGGCGGTTGTCAACGACGATGCCGGCAAGACATACATGGATCAGATTCGCAAGGTCATCGCCGACATGCGGGCGGAAGAAACGGACATCCTGTCCCATCGCACGGCTGCCGCGGAGGAGGGTGCGACGCGAACGTTATACGCCATCGGTTTTGGAACCCTTCTCGCCGTCGTGCTGGTCCAGTTGGCGGGCTTGTGGATCGCGCGCTCGATCTCCAAGCCGCTGCGGAACGTGGTCGCGGTGTCGCAGAATGTTGCGCTCGGCGATCTTCGCAGTGTCGGGCTGCCTGCAGCGTCGGATTACGAAGTCCGTCAATTGTCCGACGCCTTCAACCGCATGCTCGACGGCTTGAAGGAGCTGGCGGGACAAACGATCTCCGTTACCGACAATCTCAACGCGGCCGCGTCCGAGATCCTTGCATCGACCCAGCAGCAAGCGGCGGGAACCAAGCAACAGGCGGCCACGATCCAAGAAATCACGGCGACCATGGAAGAAGTCCGCCAGTCGGGCGGACAAATCGCCGAGCGCGCCAAACAAGTCGCCTCGGCGGCCGAAGCGACCTCGGCCTCGAGCGTTTCGGGCCTCAGTGCCGTCGAAGACACCAACCGAACCATGGAAGACATCCGGCAACAGGTGGAAGAGGTCGCCGAAAACATCGTCGCTCTCAGCGAAAAAACGCAAGCCATCGGAGAAATCATCGCGACGGTCAATGATCTTGCCGAACGATCGAATCTCCTGGCTCTCAATGCGGCCATCGAGGCCGCAGGCGCCGGAGAACAGGGAAACCGGTTCTCGGTCGTCGCCAATGAGATCAAGAATCTCGCCGATCAGGCAAAGGATTCGACCGTGCAAGTCCGCACGATCCTCGGAGAGATTCAACGCGGAATCAATAGCTCGGTGATGTTGACCGAGGAAGCGGTGAAGCGCGTCGAAACCGGCAAGCAAAAGGCGGACGTCACCGAGCAGACGATCCGGCAGATGGCCGCGACGACGCAGGAAAGTGTCGACGCCTTTCAACAGATCATCGGCGCCACAGGCCAGCAGCAGATTGGCATGGAACAATTGACCAAGGGAATGCAAGACATCCGCCAATCCGCCACGCAAACGGCGGCGAGCACCGTGCAGTTGGAAAAGGCAATGGTGAGTCTGACGGCCCAGAGTCAACAACTTCGAGGCGCCGTGAACAAGTATCAGTTGGCATGA
- a CDS encoding chemotaxis protein CheW — protein sequence MISTTKQFDWDSIKRRLGDGQAALDRAAVASESQLDEVYRQRQLAYAQRTTSDSVKTETRRVLVFLLGRERYAIELPAVVKVFPLSQCTPVPGASQQILGIINVSGDIRSVLDAANLLGLASNDDRVEGHVILLRHANFEVGLRVDRVEAIEAIDIASLSHPEDTEAEPTLRYVEGVTPESLIVLSMRQLMSHSAFQSTSLENEGTEHDHW from the coding sequence ATGATCTCGACCACTAAGCAATTCGATTGGGACTCGATCAAACGGCGTCTTGGAGACGGCCAAGCGGCGCTGGATCGGGCCGCGGTCGCAAGCGAATCGCAATTGGATGAAGTCTACCGCCAGCGGCAACTGGCCTACGCACAGCGAACGACCTCCGACTCCGTGAAAACCGAAACGCGTCGCGTCTTGGTATTCCTCCTCGGAAGGGAGCGATACGCCATTGAATTGCCGGCGGTCGTCAAGGTGTTTCCACTTTCGCAGTGCACGCCAGTTCCAGGTGCTTCCCAGCAGATCCTGGGCATTATCAATGTGAGCGGCGACATTCGCTCGGTGCTCGATGCCGCGAACTTGCTCGGACTCGCTTCGAACGACGATCGCGTCGAGGGTCATGTGATCTTGCTGCGGCATGCGAACTTCGAAGTCGGATTGCGGGTCGACCGCGTGGAAGCGATCGAAGCGATCGACATCGCTTCGCTCTCACATCCGGAGGATACCGAGGCAGAACCAACGCTGCGCTATGTCGAAGGCGTGACGCCGGAATCATTGATCGTTCTAAGCATGCGGCAACTCATGTCGCATTCCGCTTTTCAATCCACCTCCCTTGAAAATGAAGGAACTGAGCATGACCATTGGTAG